In the Nothobranchius furzeri strain GRZ-AD chromosome 15, NfurGRZ-RIMD1, whole genome shotgun sequence genome, one interval contains:
- the LOC107391082 gene encoding specifically androgen-regulated gene protein produces the protein MSRGGTWPGIVAVEPLSKMDSAGSCDSAISINSGFSDDSMEYLSPEERACLMFLEETIEALEVQVSGLSNDQLDSAPKEEQMTVNDVSSLVPASRNRGKSPPLTHISADPAPTLTAQSKTDLHALNQNSEPKSTPASAANMTDTETGEAQTSPPFPDSAAGAAAVINPTDVASLTLNGDHDPKMVTSPGGSSEMDLSIIPPPSDFMDEMDSTLQPEQTHSIPPPVDVLTKPEVDVENELLQWTDSIKITSLSSSVTEDPPSSPPPDPFSSELSEPKSPPIVAPKPKRLPANIFVKSQKTAAVGSGGSSRHAVSTSSDRILMDHQKIRMEALQKLGLLGSQEEPMGLAKSSKLQSKTRQSWAGPSPLISTPTPLSPPMTPSYSHVSIPPPASNPLQSPPTVLTPGPSTLDPDILPAPAAFSDDINPLTSSHHLPAVEGVLDGAVDAPPLTSPLTPPELVKQLTPPKVMDMTSATLECFGVGQSSYTASQKSPGADQSANEEQDPKQLRSSRPRLASLESGKEFSHAKGEDTSGKQPDSHRPSDAHSASQHSREPAKLPRSQGISVLICPQAENEEDRRVALKKLGLLRN, from the exons ATGTCAAGGGGTGGCACCTGGCCAGGCATTGTTGCCGTGGAACCCTTGAGCAAGATGGACAGCGCGGGGAGCTGCGACAGCGCGATCAGCATAAACTCTGGCTTT AGTGACGACAGCATGGAGTACCTTTCTCCGGAGGAACGAGCGTGTCTGATGTTTCTAGAGGAAACTATTGAAGCCCTGGAGGTGCAGGTCAGCGGCTTGTCCAACGACCAGCTAGATTCTGCACCAAAGGAGGAGCAGATGACAGTAAATG ACGTTTCCAGTTTGGTGCCAGCATCCAGAAATCGTGGAAAGTCCCCACCTCTCACCCACATATCTGCAGATCCTGCTCCTACATTAACAGCTCAGAGTAAAACTGATCTTCATGCTCTGAATCAAAACTCTGAACCAAAATCCACTCCAGCTTCAGCAGCCAACATGACAGACACTGAAACGGGGGAGGCTCAAACTAGCCCTCCTTTTCCTGATTCAGCTGCTGGTGCAGCTGCTGTCATAAACCCCACTGATGTGGCGAGTTTAACCCTGAATGGAGATCATGATCCCAAGATGGTCACAAGCCCAGGAGGGTCCTCGGAGATGGATCTGAGCATTATCCCTCCCCCCTCGGATTTTATGGATGAAATGGACTCGACTTTACAGCCTGAGCAGACACATTCCATCCCCCCACCTGTAGATGTCTTAACAAAACCAGAAGTGGATGTTGAAAATGAACTGTTACAATGGACAGACTCTATAAAGATAACCTCACTGAGCTCGTCTGTGACCGAGGATCCTCCGAGCAGTCCTCCACCAGATCCTTTTTCTTCTGAGCTGTCTGAGCCCAAAAGTCCACCCATTGTGGCCCCAAAGCCAAAAAGACTTCCTGCTAACATTTTTGTGAAGtcacagaagacagcagcagttgGCTCTGGTGGGAGCTCACGGCATGCCGTGTCCACCAGCAGCGACCGGATCTTGATGGACCATCAGAAGATCCGAATGGAGGCACTCCAAAAGCTTGGACTGCTTGGAAGCCAGGAGGAACCAATGGGCCTTGCAAAAAGTTCTAAACTACAATCTAAAACCAGACAGTCGTGGGCAGGACCCTCTCCTCTAATCAGCACACCAACTCCTCTTTCACCACCCATGACTCCATCATACAGCCATGTTAGCATCCCTCCTCCTGCCTCTAACCCCCTCCAGTCTCCTCCTACTGTCCTAACACCAGGTCCTTCCACCCTGGACCCTGACATCCTCCCTGCACCTGCAGCTTTCAGTGATGACATCAATCCCCTGACTTCAAGTCACCATCTACCTGCTGTTGAAGGTGTTCTAGATGGTGCTGTGGATGCTCCTCCTCTCACATCGCCTCTCACTCCTCCTGAGCTAGTCAAGCAGCTTACCCCACCAAAGGTCATGGACATGACATCAGCTACCTTGGAGTGCTTTGGAGTGGGTCAAAGCAGTTACACCGCCAGCCAAAAGTCCCCTGGGGCTGATCAGAGTGCCAATGAGGAGCAGGACCCCAAGCAGCTGCGCAGCAGTCGACCACGGCTTGCCTCCTTGGAGAGCGGGAAAGAGTTTTCACATGCTAAAGGAGAGGATACCAGTGGCAAACAGCCAGACTCTCACAGGCCTTCAGATGCCCACAGTGCTTCTCAGCACTCCAGGGAGCCTGCCAAGCTGCCTCGATCACAAGGGATTAGTGTACTGATCTGTCCTCAAGCAGAAAACGAGGAGGACCGACGCGTGGCCTTAAAGAAGCTGGGACTGCTCAGGAACTGA